From the genome of Fusobacterium varium:
CTTAGTTGGAAGAGCTTTAGGATATGATATTGAATATCTTAAAAATAATCCATATGAAAAAAAGCAGAATGGTAAAACAAACCTAATGATAGTAGATGATATTCAAAATTTAACTGAAAAAGTTATAGGTGAGATATTGGGAGAAAAGGATTATCAAGGGGTTATTAAGAGTTCTAAAGAGTATTCTATTTTAGATGAAAAATATATTTTAGAATTAGAAAAAAATGTTTTAGATATTGTTTTACCAAAGATTTTAGCAACAAAAAGAGAAAGCGAAAGTGTAATTAATGGAGCTAATGGAAAATTTATTTTACCTGGGCAATCAGGGTATCCAACAAGGGGAAATATAAATATACTTCCAACAGGAACAAATTTTTACTCAATAGATCCATATAAGATACCTTCAAGAGCCTCATGGAAAGTTGGAATAAAATTAGCAGAGAAGTTGCTTGAAAGATATGCTGAAGATGAGGGGACACTTCCTAAAAATATAGCTATGATTCTTTATAGTGGAGATACAATAAAAACCAATGGTGATGATATAGCAGAGGCACTATATTTAATGGGTGTTCGTCCAGTATGGCACAACAATGGAGATAGAGTTATTGGATTAGAGGCTATACCTTATGGAGAGCTTAAACGACCAAGAATCGATGTTACCCTTCGTATATCTGGGCTTTTTAGAGATACATTCCCAACTTTAATAAAATTATTAGAAGATGCTATGAACATTGTTTCACAGTTAGATGAAGATGATGAGATAAATTATATTAAAAAGAATTTAAAAGATGATATAGCAGAGCTTTTAAATCAAGGTTGTTCTTTAAATGAGGCAGAAAATATGGCAAAAATTAGGGTGTTTGGTTGCCCTCCGGGAACTTATGGAACAGGGGTAAGAACCTTGATAGAATCACAAAATTGGGAGACAAGAGAGGATTTAGGAAGAGCATATATAAATTGGAGCAGTCACGCTTATAGTAGCAGTTATCACGGGGAAAAGTTTGAAAATGCCTTTGTTAGTCGTTTAAAGAAAACAGATATTACAGTAAAAAATGAAGCCTCTGTTGAACTTGATATGCTTGAAAGTGATGATTATTATGCTTATCATGGAGGATTAACAGCAGCAGTAAAATATGCTAGTGGAAAAGATGCTAGATCTTATAGTGGAAATACAAGTGATATAAATAATGTTAAAATAAAAAGTTTAAAAGAGGAAACAGCAAGAATAATGAGATCTCGTATACTGAATCCCAAATGGTTTAAGGGACTTCAACGTCACGGATATAAAGGAGCTTTAGAGATTAGTGCTATGGTAGATGTTATTTTTGGTTGGGATTCTACTTCAGAGATTGTAGAGGATTGGATGTATGATAAGATCAGTGAAAAGTATGTAGAAAATAGAGAGAATAGAGAGTGGATAAAGGAAAATAACCCTCATGCTATGTTAAATATAACAGAGAGATTGTTAGAGGCAGAGAAACGTGGAATGTGGAATATATCTTCTGAAAAGTTAAAAGAGCTAAGAAAAATCTATCTTGAAATTGAAGGAGATGTGGAAGAAATTGAAGAATAGAGATAAATTATAAATAAACTATTGACTTTTTAGTTTAATTATAGTACTCTTAAATTAGAAATAAAACAAAAAATAATTAGGTGCATAAAGCTTAATAGAGGAAGTAGGGTGCGAATCCCTCACAGTGAAAACTGCTGTATGGTGGACGAAATCACGATAAACCACTGGGAAACTGGGAAGGTGTGAAAGTAGGATGAAGCTAAGTCAGAAGACTTACCAATTAATCATATAAATAATCATGTAAAATAGGATTTTTTCATTATTTGTAATTGGTGCTCTGGTTAGGTAAGATGTTTACCTAATCAGGGTTTTTTAATTTTGCTTAAAAAATATTAAAAATATATAAAAAATCTAGGAGGAATAATGAAAAAATACTTAATGCTAGCAGCTATATTAGCTGTTGGAACAACTGCAATGGCAGAAGAAAATTTAGCAAGTCAAAAATTAAAGGAGACAGTTATTACTACAACTGAAAGCTTTGGAACATCAGCACATGAAACAGCTAAAAACGTTTATGTAGTAACTGCTGAAGAGATTAAAGAAAAGGGAGCTTTAACTATTGATGAAGCTTTAAAAGGAGTACCGGGAGTAATTGTTAGAAAAATGGATGGAGCCTCTCCAAAAATAGATTTAAGAGGGTCAGGAGCAACTTCTAATTACAACACAGTAATTCTTTTAGATGGAATCCCTTTTAATAGTTTTAATGGAGCAGACATAACATCTATTCCAATAGGAGAAGTTGAAAAAATTGAAATTATCCAAGGTGGAGGAGCTGTAATGTATGGGGATGGTGCTATTGGAGGGGTTGTAAATATTATAACTAAAGCACCAGAAAATAAAGTAAATTATGGTAGTGTAGGTTTAGAAGCAGGTTCTTGGGAAACAACAAGAGCAAATTTAACTTATGGAACTAAAATTGGAGAAAAACTGTTAGTTAATACCTCTTATTCTGGATATTCAAGTATGGATTATAGAGATAGAAATCCTGAATATAAAAATGATGAAGATAGAAGAGAATCTATTTGGTTAAGAGGTAAATATCTATTAAAAGATGGAAATATAGAGTTAAGATATAATCATAATAAAACAAAAGATTATTATACTGGATATTTGGAAAAATCTCAATTTGAAGATAAACCTACTCAAATAGGTTCATATGGAGGACTTATTCATAGTATAACTGATATTTGGAATCTTTCATATAATAAAAAATTAACAGATAAATTAGATTTCTTAATTTATGGTGGATATTCAGAAGAGGAAAGTAAAAACCAAAATACTTTAACAAAAGAATATTTTATTAAACCACAAGTAAAATATAGTTATGGAGATAATAGTTATATTATCGTAGGTGGAGATTATAGAGATGGAAATAGAGAATTTAAAACACCAGTAACTGTAAATGGAAAGGTTCAAAAATCTCCAGATGATGAAAGAGAATCATATGCTGGATATATTATGAATAAAACTACATTTGGAAACTTAGAGTTTACTCAAGGATATAGAAGAGAAAGAGTAGAATATAAATATAGTTCTAAAATATATGGTGAGAATTGGCAATTAGTGGAAATAAAACCTATGGATGCTGATTATTCAAATAATGATAGCTATGAATTTGGAGTAAACTATCTATACTCTGATACAGGAAATCTCTACTTTAACTATACTAGAGCAATGAGAACTCCAACTATATCTGATGCTGGATATTGGTATGGAGATGTAAAAACTCAAAAAAATGATATTTATGAAATTGGAGTAAGAGATTACTATAAAAATACATCATTAGCAGCTTCAGTATTCTATATTGAATCAGATAATGAAATTTATTATGATAAAACTGATGCAAATAATGATAGAAATAGAAACTTTGATGGAAAAGTTGAAAGAACAGGAGCTCAATTATCTTTAGCACACTATTTTGATAAATTAACTTTAAGAGAAAATATTTCATATATTAAACCTGAGGTAACAAGTGGTAAGTATGATGGTAATACATTTGCAGGAGTTCCAGAATGGACATTAAACCTAGGAGCAACATATAGATTTAATGAAAAATTATATGTAAATACAGATATCTATTATCAAGCTGATGCTTATGCAGAAGATGATTTTGACAACTATTTTGGAAAAGATAATGATTATGTAACTGTAGATGCAAATATCTCTTATACTTTAGATAATGGATTAGAATTATATGGAGGAATAAGAAACTTATTTGATGAAGAGTATTGTAATACAATCACTTCAACAAGATCACCTTGGGATGCAGGTCCTAGAACACTATTCTACCCAGCAGATGGAAGAAGCTATTATGCAGGATTTAGATATAATTTCTAATAAAATTTAACAATAAAGCAGGTAGAAATTTCTCTGCCTGCTTTATTAAGTATAGTTAATTTTTTAATGTTTTAAGTGAGGCAAAAATTGAAAAAAACAGCTTATTTAATTGTTTTATTAATAGTATTTTTAACAAGTAGTATTTTTGGAAAAGAGATAACACCTAAAAAATATAAAAGAATAGTTTCATTGACTTTAAGTGGTGATGAAATGATATTAAGTTTAGTAAATTCAGATAGAATAGTTGGTTTAAGCGGAAAGATAAATGAAGACCCTGAAATATCATATGTTGTAGAAGAGGCTAAAAAGTTTCCAAAGGTAGAAAGCAATATAGAAAAGATGATTGAGTTAGATCCAGATCTTGTTATTACAGCAGATTGGATGAAAAAAGAGATATTGATGCAGATAGAA
Proteins encoded in this window:
- a CDS encoding TonB-dependent receptor is translated as MMKKYLMLAAILAVGTTAMAEENLASQKLKETVITTTESFGTSAHETAKNVYVVTAEEIKEKGALTIDEALKGVPGVIVRKMDGASPKIDLRGSGATSNYNTVILLDGIPFNSFNGADITSIPIGEVEKIEIIQGGGAVMYGDGAIGGVVNIITKAPENKVNYGSVGLEAGSWETTRANLTYGTKIGEKLLVNTSYSGYSSMDYRDRNPEYKNDEDRRESIWLRGKYLLKDGNIELRYNHNKTKDYYTGYLEKSQFEDKPTQIGSYGGLIHSITDIWNLSYNKKLTDKLDFLIYGGYSEEESKNQNTLTKEYFIKPQVKYSYGDNSYIIVGGDYRDGNREFKTPVTVNGKVQKSPDDERESYAGYIMNKTTFGNLEFTQGYRRERVEYKYSSKIYGENWQLVEIKPMDADYSNNDSYEFGVNYLYSDTGNLYFNYTRAMRTPTISDAGYWYGDVKTQKNDIYEIGVRDYYKNTSLAASVFYIESDNEIYYDKTDANNDRNRNFDGKVERTGAQLSLAHYFDKLTLRENISYIKPEVTSGKYDGNTFAGVPEWTLNLGATYRFNEKLYVNTDIYYQADAYAEDDFDNYFGKDNDYVTVDANISYTLDNGLELYGGIRNLFDEEYCNTITSTRSPWDAGPRTLFYPADGRSYYAGFRYNF